In one Candidatus Polarisedimenticolaceae bacterium genomic region, the following are encoded:
- the dprA gene encoding DNA-processing protein DprA, translated as MEKRPKLLDEIANEWEAAVRANVSILSRDDPDYPPLLAELPDAPLVLYVRGSLPAARVRVAMVGSRRSTFYGKFAAGRLAAGLAAVGVEIVSGGARGIDTLSHRGALDAGGTTVAVMGNGLGRVYPPENGSLFEKIAENGALVSEFPMEMASHPENFPQRNRLIAGLSAATVIVEAAGRSGSLITARFALEQGREVMAVPGRIDSEQSTGCHRLIQAGAKLVQSPEEILEELSPMYRNVLPQSEAAQVDDTPLTPDELAVLGLFAGHDEVHVDILADAAPFGIARLQAALFGLAVRRRIDPLQGGYYVARPRVPGHGPQER; from the coding sequence GTGGAGAAGCGCCCCAAGCTTCTCGACGAGATTGCGAACGAGTGGGAGGCTGCCGTTCGCGCGAACGTCAGCATCCTATCGCGGGACGACCCTGACTACCCGCCGCTTCTGGCCGAGCTTCCCGACGCGCCGCTCGTGCTCTACGTGCGTGGATCGCTCCCGGCGGCCCGGGTCCGGGTCGCGATGGTGGGATCCCGGCGCTCGACCTTCTACGGCAAATTCGCCGCCGGACGCCTTGCCGCAGGCCTCGCTGCCGTCGGCGTCGAGATCGTCTCGGGAGGCGCGCGCGGCATCGACACTCTCTCGCATCGCGGCGCGCTCGACGCCGGGGGGACGACGGTCGCGGTCATGGGAAACGGCCTGGGGCGCGTCTATCCGCCCGAAAATGGGTCGTTGTTCGAAAAGATCGCCGAGAACGGTGCGCTTGTGAGCGAATTTCCGATGGAGATGGCCTCGCATCCCGAGAACTTCCCGCAGAGGAACCGGCTCATCGCCGGCCTCTCGGCGGCGACGGTCATCGTCGAGGCTGCGGGTCGTTCGGGGTCGCTCATCACCGCGCGCTTCGCGCTCGAGCAGGGGCGCGAGGTCATGGCCGTCCCGGGCCGGATCGACTCCGAGCAGTCCACGGGCTGCCACCGCCTGATCCAGGCGGGGGCGAAGCTGGTTCAGTCACCCGAAGAGATCCTGGAGGAGCTGTCCCCGATGTACCGGAACGTGCTGCCCCAATCCGAGGCCGCTCAGGTCGACGACACGCCCCTGACCCCGGACGAGCTGGCCGTTCTGGGCCTTTTCGCCGGCCATGACGAAGTCCACGTCGACATTTTGGCCGACGCGGCACCTTTCGGAATCGCCCGGCTCCAGGCCGCGCTCTTCGGCCTGGCGGTCCGCCGGCGTATTGATCCCTTGCAGGGTGGGTACTATGTTGCGCGGCCCCGAGTCCCCGGGCACGGGCCGCAAGAAAGGTGA
- a CDS encoding discoidin domain-containing protein, with amino-acid sequence MSARTWLRRFAPPALLPLLIVPLVAGTAAAQENLRSPATLVSFSVGQPVKGMADVSIEVDVLAPGSATLDLDVPKDVGIVAKDMQSSFATPARIKATWSVALPAKGEYFLQALLRVPQDAPIATREFVGFQTFALYVEMDQGSIRWQDNAPNPKLKEPLRILDRKEFSKSSAAPVRSDPKDTVVRIQQKTITQPGSLASYDIYVYIAGRIQFPQGDGPCAGDPYQGVPNSRVYLDWDYDHDTTTGYTPYFADNIRHAGYDDTAMDGSYYFYFHFTSSVPASAYSDIIRVYAGKYNGHAYNGDDVGLYFPSYYYVNIAQAVDSISDGAANVNVWAPDGGALRYLYRVRLFCSAEMGWSTSNQNRYYIRESASTSYFCGAGSGCPGGPSPGVPYILFNYTPNADLAYHEQGHFVDWYNQYHIPTDGGAHWFELSTTQKTAWVEGWAEFYNAAAQLYWAGVEQPAYIEYSNVYGKEYQFLEDTQSILPTGVDRKTVEGAIASFAFNLYDKVSPRHPGYRGDNDNIGASGSTILSAWNAAEFDSCNVQTSLCTNMVAAFNSRMQSALGSRWAPSVQAMYNYFIGASSSPPYSATPSTVAVSGSDLARTLTWSDDTSPASVPYSCYTVYPDQNNESGFHVYRKAGGGTWDGTLTGYTLVGTTGSNVTTFSHTLNDRTAQSYVVVAYNATGESVPLAQAVWPEAPAPAITGPPGIATGVTASWNGAASGGTAPYAFRWYTGPYSCQGTWTLRSTSATFSTSATSDFCIKLEAQGANGSTGTATLPVDVGYVDCGSGCADLALGKPVSDSGLWDPTNSPATKLNDNNTGTTSTCEGAQGYCAIACDPGHAQAVGNFFQIDLGELKSVNSVIVYGRRDTALTQAQNLKLRLSRDGVSWFDYFMADTTSPSGLTVPTGRLARYVKVETTTVVYLSLYEVKVMGPSTCGNGICEPDEGEWCDSCPQDCQYTTVNIPRNQCVICDRTGETRCGPGMSLWCCY; translated from the coding sequence ATGAGTGCCCGCACATGGCTGCGTCGCTTCGCTCCGCCAGCGCTCCTGCCGCTCTTGATCGTGCCGCTCGTCGCCGGAACGGCGGCGGCGCAAGAGAACCTGAGATCCCCGGCGACTCTCGTCTCGTTCTCGGTCGGCCAGCCCGTCAAGGGGATGGCCGACGTCTCAATCGAGGTGGACGTGCTCGCGCCCGGAAGCGCGACGCTCGACTTGGATGTTCCGAAGGACGTCGGAATCGTCGCAAAGGACATGCAGTCCTCTTTTGCCACGCCCGCCCGGATCAAAGCGACGTGGAGCGTGGCGTTGCCGGCCAAGGGTGAGTACTTCCTTCAGGCACTCCTGCGGGTTCCGCAGGACGCGCCGATCGCGACGCGCGAGTTCGTGGGGTTCCAAACGTTCGCGCTGTACGTCGAAATGGACCAGGGCTCGATCAGGTGGCAGGACAACGCGCCCAATCCCAAGCTCAAGGAGCCGCTGCGGATCCTCGATCGCAAGGAGTTCTCGAAGTCCTCGGCCGCTCCCGTTCGGTCGGATCCCAAGGACACCGTGGTGCGAATCCAGCAGAAGACGATCACCCAGCCCGGATCGCTGGCCTCGTACGACATCTACGTCTACATCGCGGGCAGGATCCAGTTTCCCCAGGGTGACGGGCCGTGCGCCGGGGACCCGTACCAGGGCGTTCCGAATTCGCGCGTGTACCTCGATTGGGACTACGACCATGACACCACGACCGGCTACACGCCCTACTTCGCCGACAACATCCGGCACGCCGGCTACGACGACACGGCGATGGACGGCTCTTACTACTTTTATTTCCATTTCACGAGCAGCGTGCCCGCGAGCGCCTATTCGGACATCATTCGCGTCTACGCGGGTAAGTACAACGGGCACGCCTACAACGGCGACGACGTCGGGCTCTACTTCCCGTCCTACTACTACGTGAACATCGCCCAAGCGGTGGATTCGATCAGCGACGGCGCGGCGAACGTCAACGTCTGGGCGCCCGACGGCGGTGCGTTGCGCTACCTCTATCGCGTGCGTCTGTTCTGCAGCGCCGAGATGGGATGGTCGACGTCGAATCAGAACCGCTATTACATTCGAGAAAGCGCGTCGACGTCGTACTTCTGCGGCGCCGGCAGCGGGTGCCCCGGCGGCCCCAGCCCCGGCGTTCCCTACATTCTCTTCAACTACACCCCCAACGCGGACCTCGCCTATCACGAGCAGGGACACTTCGTGGACTGGTACAACCAGTACCACATCCCGACCGACGGCGGCGCGCACTGGTTCGAGCTGTCGACCACGCAGAAGACCGCCTGGGTCGAAGGCTGGGCGGAGTTCTACAACGCGGCGGCGCAGCTCTACTGGGCGGGGGTCGAGCAGCCGGCGTACATCGAGTACAGCAACGTGTACGGAAAGGAATACCAGTTCCTCGAGGACACCCAGTCGATCCTGCCGACCGGCGTCGATCGGAAGACGGTGGAAGGCGCGATCGCGTCGTTCGCGTTCAACCTCTACGACAAGGTCTCGCCGCGACATCCCGGCTATCGCGGCGACAACGACAACATCGGCGCATCCGGGAGCACGATCCTGTCGGCGTGGAATGCCGCGGAGTTCGACAGCTGCAACGTCCAGACGAGCCTCTGCACGAACATGGTCGCGGCGTTCAACAGTCGGATGCAATCCGCGCTGGGATCGCGTTGGGCGCCGTCGGTACAGGCGATGTACAACTACTTCATCGGCGCGTCCTCTTCGCCCCCGTACTCGGCGACCCCGTCGACCGTCGCCGTGAGCGGATCGGACCTCGCGCGGACCCTGACCTGGAGCGACGACACGTCGCCGGCATCGGTGCCGTATTCCTGCTACACGGTCTACCCCGATCAGAACAACGAGAGCGGATTCCACGTCTACCGAAAGGCGGGGGGCGGCACCTGGGACGGCACGCTGACCGGCTACACGCTGGTGGGCACGACCGGTTCCAACGTGACGACCTTCAGCCACACGCTGAACGACCGGACGGCCCAGAGCTATGTCGTGGTCGCGTACAACGCGACCGGCGAGTCCGTCCCGTTGGCCCAAGCGGTTTGGCCCGAGGCTCCTGCTCCGGCGATCACCGGCCCGCCGGGAATCGCCACGGGTGTCACGGCGAGCTGGAACGGCGCCGCGAGCGGCGGAACGGCCCCCTACGCCTTCCGGTGGTATACGGGACCGTATTCCTGCCAAGGGACGTGGACCCTTCGTTCGACGTCGGCGACCTTCTCGACCTCGGCCACCTCCGATTTCTGCATCAAGCTCGAAGCCCAGGGCGCCAACGGCTCGACCGGCACGGCCACCCTTCCGGTCGACGTCGGCTACGTCGATTGCGGATCGGGCTGCGCCGACCTCGCCCTTGGCAAGCCGGTCAGCGATTCCGGTCTCTGGGATCCGACGAACAGCCCCGCGACGAAACTCAACGACAACAACACGGGAACGACGTCGACGTGCGAGGGGGCGCAAGGGTACTGCGCCATCGCCTGCGACCCCGGCCACGCCCAAGCGGTCGGGAACTTCTTCCAGATCGACCTCGGCGAGCTCAAGAGCGTGAACAGCGTGATCGTGTACGGACGGCGCGACACGGCGCTGACGCAGGCGCAGAACCTCAAGCTGCGGCTCTCGCGTGATGGGGTGAGCTGGTTCGACTACTTCATGGCGGACACGACCAGCCCGAGCGGGCTGACGGTTCCCACCGGCCGATTGGCCCGCTACGTCAAGGTCGAGACGACGACCGTCGTCTACCTGTCGCTCTATGAAGTCAAGGTGATGGGGCCGTCGACGTGCGGGAACGGAATCTGCGAGCCCGATGAAGGCGAATGGTGCGACAGCTGTCCGCAGGACTGCCAGTACACCACCGTCAACATTCCCAGGAACCAGTGCGTGATCTGCGACAGGACGGGCGAGACCCGGTGCGGACCGGGAATGTCCTTGTGGTGCTGCTACTGA
- the topA gene encoding type I DNA topoisomerase: MARSLVIVESPAKAKTINKFLGRGFVVKASMGHVRDLPKRTLGVDEKTFEPTYVALAEKKKTLTELKKAAKEADTIFLAADPDREGEAICWHLKEELEKDAKVPFQRVLFNEITKKAILEAFEHPREIDEHKVDAQQARRILDRFVGYKISPLLWDKVRRGLSAGRVQSVAMRIIVEREREIQAFVPKEYWSLTAQVAASEPPPFGAKLIAKGGKKVEVVSQDEMTSVLRELGWEVAAARPAGEDTTALVLDVRAARPDPTPFKVVKITAQEKKKNPAPPFITSKLQQDAARQLGFPVAKTMRLAQGLYEGREIGDAGTVGLITYMRTDSTRTSEEALAAVREYVEATYGAKALPQEIRRFKVGKAAQEAHEAIRPTSLDYAPDRVKDFLGRDEFRLYQLIWNRFVASQMEAAVFDTTRADIDAGPYTFRATGSVLKSAGWLAVYQEGKDEDAPKEDTRVADQESDDEEERRLPRLKEGDELDLKSLLPRQHFTQPPPRFSEATLVKELEENGIGRPSTYAAIISTIVDRNYADKEKGRFHPTELGFLVNDLMVASFGDIVDVGYTARMEEELDEIEEGRLNWIQALKEFQKKFESDLKRAKKEMRDVKREAIPTDQICDKCGKPMVLKWGRFGQFLACSGYPECKNTREIGGVADPSAPTPDASVPAAAKTAKIKAAAPDPIETEAEPCQKCGRPMVLKRGRFGAFLACSGYPECKTTRKIVVGKEGKAEAKAEVLLDELCPKCGNKLAVKQGRFGEFTSCSNYPKCRYIKMKETGVDCPECGKGKIVERKSKRGKLFFGCDRYPDCAFVLWNRPVAKACPECKAPYLVEKVTKKDGRRLMCEQEGCGYVEQVEETPATA; this comes from the coding sequence ATGGCACGGTCGCTCGTGATCGTCGAGTCCCCCGCGAAGGCGAAGACGATCAACAAATTCCTCGGACGCGGCTTCGTCGTGAAGGCCTCGATGGGCCACGTCCGCGATTTGCCCAAGCGCACGCTCGGGGTCGACGAGAAAACCTTCGAGCCCACGTACGTCGCCCTGGCGGAAAAGAAGAAGACCCTCACCGAGCTGAAGAAGGCGGCCAAGGAAGCCGACACGATCTTCCTCGCCGCCGACCCCGATCGCGAAGGCGAAGCGATCTGCTGGCACCTCAAGGAAGAGCTCGAAAAGGACGCGAAGGTTCCGTTCCAGCGCGTCCTCTTCAACGAGATCACGAAGAAGGCGATCCTGGAAGCCTTCGAGCATCCGCGCGAGATCGACGAGCACAAGGTCGACGCCCAACAGGCGCGCCGCATCCTCGACCGCTTCGTGGGCTACAAGATCAGCCCGCTCCTCTGGGACAAGGTGCGCCGTGGGCTCTCCGCCGGCCGCGTCCAGAGCGTCGCGATGCGGATCATCGTCGAGCGCGAGCGCGAGATCCAAGCGTTCGTCCCGAAGGAGTACTGGTCGCTCACGGCGCAGGTCGCCGCCTCGGAGCCGCCGCCGTTCGGCGCGAAGCTCATCGCCAAGGGCGGGAAGAAGGTCGAGGTTGTCTCGCAGGACGAGATGACGTCGGTCCTCCGCGAGCTCGGCTGGGAAGTCGCGGCCGCGCGCCCGGCGGGTGAAGACACGACGGCGCTCGTCCTCGACGTGCGCGCGGCGCGGCCCGACCCGACGCCGTTCAAGGTCGTGAAGATCACGGCGCAGGAAAAGAAGAAGAACCCGGCGCCGCCGTTCATCACGTCGAAGCTCCAGCAAGACGCCGCGCGCCAGCTCGGCTTCCCGGTCGCAAAGACGATGCGCTTGGCGCAGGGCCTCTACGAAGGCCGCGAGATCGGCGACGCGGGCACGGTCGGCCTCATCACCTACATGCGTACCGACTCCACGCGGACGTCCGAGGAAGCCCTCGCCGCCGTGCGGGAGTACGTCGAGGCGACCTACGGCGCGAAGGCTCTCCCTCAAGAGATCCGCCGCTTCAAGGTCGGCAAGGCCGCGCAGGAAGCGCACGAGGCGATCCGTCCGACGTCGCTCGACTACGCGCCCGACCGCGTCAAGGATTTCCTTGGCCGCGACGAGTTCCGTCTCTACCAGCTCATCTGGAACCGGTTCGTGGCGTCGCAGATGGAAGCGGCGGTCTTCGACACGACGCGCGCCGACATCGACGCCGGCCCGTACACGTTCCGCGCGACCGGCTCCGTCCTCAAGTCGGCCGGCTGGCTCGCCGTGTACCAAGAGGGCAAGGACGAAGACGCCCCCAAGGAAGACACCCGTGTCGCCGACCAAGAATCGGACGACGAGGAGGAGCGCCGGCTCCCGCGCCTCAAGGAGGGCGACGAGCTCGACCTGAAGTCGCTCCTCCCGCGCCAGCACTTCACGCAGCCGCCGCCGCGCTTCTCCGAAGCGACGCTCGTCAAGGAGCTGGAAGAGAACGGCATCGGCCGCCCGTCGACGTACGCGGCGATCATCAGCACGATCGTCGACCGCAACTACGCCGACAAGGAGAAGGGCCGCTTCCACCCGACCGAGCTCGGCTTCCTCGTGAACGACCTCATGGTCGCGTCGTTCGGCGATATCGTCGACGTCGGCTACACCGCGCGGATGGAAGAAGAGCTGGACGAGATCGAGGAAGGGCGCCTCAACTGGATTCAGGCGCTCAAGGAATTCCAGAAGAAGTTCGAGTCCGACCTGAAGCGCGCGAAGAAGGAGATGCGCGACGTCAAGCGCGAGGCGATCCCGACCGACCAGATCTGCGACAAGTGCGGCAAGCCGATGGTCCTCAAGTGGGGCCGTTTCGGCCAGTTCCTCGCATGCTCGGGATACCCGGAGTGCAAGAACACGCGCGAGATCGGCGGCGTCGCGGATCCGTCGGCGCCGACCCCGGATGCGTCGGTCCCCGCCGCCGCGAAGACCGCGAAGATCAAGGCCGCCGCCCCCGACCCGATCGAGACCGAAGCCGAGCCGTGCCAGAAGTGCGGCCGGCCGATGGTCCTGAAGCGCGGGCGTTTCGGCGCCTTCCTCGCGTGCTCCGGTTATCCGGAGTGCAAGACCACGCGCAAGATCGTCGTCGGCAAGGAAGGCAAGGCCGAGGCGAAGGCCGAAGTGCTCCTCGACGAGCTCTGTCCGAAGTGCGGCAACAAGCTCGCCGTCAAGCAGGGCCGCTTCGGCGAGTTCACCTCATGCTCGAACTACCCGAAGTGCCGCTACATCAAGATGAAGGAAACCGGCGTCGACTGCCCCGAGTGCGGCAAGGGCAAGATCGTCGAGCGCAAAAGCAAGCGCGGCAAACTCTTCTTCGGCTGCGACCGGTATCCCGACTGCGCCTTCGTCCTGTGGAACCGCCCTGTTGCCAAAGCATGCCCCGAGTGCAAAGCCCCCTACCTCGTCGAGAAGGTCACCAAGAAAGACGGGCGACGCTTGATGTGCGAGCAGGAAGGGTGCGGCTACGTCGAGCAGGTCGAGGAGACGCCGGCGACGGCGTAG